A segment of the Geoalkalibacter sp. genome:
CTTCGGCGGCTTGGTCGTGCCCGCCGCCAATGCCACGGGCACTCTCGCCCTGAGCTGGACTCCCACCAGCCTGCCTTCCGTCGTCTACGAGGTGCAGGAAGCCGGCAACGCCAGCTTCACCCAGAATCTGCGCACCGTCTACAAGGGCGCCGTCGCCAAGGCCGCCCCGGTGGTTTCCGCCAACGGCAGCTACTGGTACCGGGTGCGGGCGACCCGCGCCGGATACACGCCGACGGATTGGGTGAGCGGCGCCAACAGTTGCAGCGTGACCCTGGCCTGCGGCGTGCCGGGCACCCTGACGGTGCCCCAGGTCAGCCTCAACGGCAGAGTGGCCCTCAAGTGGCTCGCCGCCAATGTCCCGGGCGTCACCTACGAGGTGCAGCGCGCCGCCAACGCGACCTTCACCAGCGGCGTCCAGACCGTCTACCAGGGCACCGGCCTGAGCGCCGCCGTCGACGCGCCCGCCGGGGGCAATGTGTATTTCCGGGTACGCGCCAAAAAGGCCGGCTATGCCGACAGCGGCTGGCAGGCGGGAACGAACCCCTGCAACGTGCCGCCGGCCTGCGCCGCGCCGACCGGCCTCACCTATCCCGCGGCCGATGCCCTGGGCAGCCTCAAGGTCAGCTGGAAGGCCTCCACTCTCCTCGGCGTCACCTACGTGCTGCAGCGCGCCGACAACCCCTCCTTCAACGACGCCGTGCAGGTCTATGCCGGTTCGGCCCTGAGCGTCCTGGTGCCCATCACGCAGAACGGCACCTATTATTTCCGCGTCAAGGCGACCAAGAACGGCTACACCGACAGCGCCTGGCAGCAGGGCGCGACGGGCAGCATCGTCAAACTGGCGGTTCCGGCTCCGGCCAGCCTGACGGTGCCCAAGAGCAACGCCACGGGAACCATCGCCCTGGCCTGGGGCGCGGTCAAGCTGCCCGAGGTCTACTATGCCCTCGAAGAGGCCACCAGCGCCAACTTCAGCGATGCCAGAATCGTCTACGTCGGCCCGGAGGTGAAATTCACTCTCGGCGGACGCACCAACGGCACCTACCACTACCGGGTCAAGGCTTACAAAACCGGCTACGCCGACAGCCAGTGGCGCCCCGGCTCCGTCGCCTGCGTGGTGACGCGCCCGTAGCCGCAGCGCTCAAGTTACCCGGAAAAGACGCGCAAAGGACGCGGGGCCGAAATCCGTCGGGATTTTGGCCCCGCTGTTTTTTGGGCGGTAGACAAGGAGTCTGGGGCGATCATGTCTGTATTTTTTGTCATGTATCCATTCCTTTTTTCCTTGCTATAATGTTTTCCTTACTTCGTGCAGGAGAACACATCATGCTTGCCAAAAAAACCAGCAAAAACCAGATCACCTTACCCAAGGCGATTGTCGATCGTTTTCCCGATGTTGAATATTTCGATGTGCGCGAGGAAAAGGGGCGCATCGTGCTCTTTCCGGTGGCTTTGAACCGGGCCGATGCTGTTCGCGACAAACTGGCGGAAATGGGGATTGTTCAGGAGGATGTGGCGGATGCCCTCGACTGGGCGCGTCGTCAATGAAGCCGAGGGTGGTTTTCGACACCAACGTGGCAGTTTCCGCTCTGCTTTTCCGCCACGGGCAACTTTCCTGGCTGCGAAACATTTGGCGCGAAGGGCGGGCAATCCCTCTGATTAGCCGAGAAAATGTCGTCGAATTGATGCGGGTACTGGCCTATCCCAAATTCCAACTCAAGCCCGAAGAAATGGAAGCCCTGCTCGCGGACTATCTCCCTTTCGGCGAAGTGATCACGGTTGAGCACCCGAAGAACACCCCGAGTTGTCGTGACCCCGACGACCAGAAATTCATCGAACTCGCCTTCGCCGGCCAGGCCGATTGGCTCGTTTCCGGAGATCATGACCTGCTGGTCATGGCGTCGGTCTGCCCGTTCGAGATCCTTTCGCCGGCGACGGCCGGGGTCAGGCTGGGTGTTATGCCAGCGCGTCCGGAAAATGGTGAGTCATGAATGCCGGAGGCGGCGCGCGGGGCCGCAACCCTGCGATTTTATCTGAATCATCCGTGGCAAAAGGGCTGGCAGCATGCAGGGCTTAGATTAATTTTCAGGCAACGAAAAGCAGTGTGAGAGGTAATGCCATGGCTGCCGACAATGAGATCTTTTTTAAGTTGCACAATCATCTCCATGAGTTGCGCCAACAATTCGGCGTGGGAAAAATTGGGATTTTTGGTTCCTATGCGCGCAATGAGCAGCGGCCTGAAAGCGACATCGACCTGCTGGTCGAGTTCGTCCACCCGGTAGGATTCGTGCAGTTCATGCGCCTCGAAGCCCATCTGCAGGATCTGCTCGGCAAAAAAGTCGACC
Coding sequences within it:
- a CDS encoding putative toxin-antitoxin system toxin component, PIN family, with translation MVFDTNVAVSALLFRHGQLSWLRNIWREGRAIPLISRENVVELMRVLAYPKFQLKPEEMEALLADYLPFGEVITVEHPKNTPSCRDPDDQKFIELAFAGQADWLVSGDHDLLVMASVCPFEILSPATAGVRLGVMPARPENGES
- a CDS encoding nucleotidyltransferase family protein; translated protein: MAADNEIFFKLHNHLHELRQQFGVGKIGIFGSYARNEQRPESDIDLLVEFVHPVGFVQFMRLEAHLQDLLGKKVDLVTRKALKPRMGKRILAEVRYVQ